A single genomic interval of Alligator mississippiensis isolate rAllMis1 chromosome 15, rAllMis1, whole genome shotgun sequence harbors:
- the LOC132245804 gene encoding B-cell receptor CD22-like codes for MASWHWNYVAMVLLTPLGLLGGADLKDWVVALPKDPMDVQEGSCVTLECSYNIPLGKDIGAVCWKQNRVIIAYHSDKAYVDAAFKNRTWSFSKHPGNCSLQLMGLRLGDQGTYQVCTGKGNEEWCSPGAVQLRVTAHPCRPSLKTPRGQGSLSCSVQPDCQGSPVWDKRDDQRIPAGMGNSSLQVSPSQLGPNMMLSCRVDGHRDQCSPEQNQPLQLGNLHLKIFLPGAKQVVKEHDYVTMRCLDATRIPVARYFWTHGDKWLQERGQNLHISDTSTAHGGVYTCSIWVSGPGWAFLVSSGNKSITVHYAPKGVNITPPSPSKLSEGEYLILTCHFNSSLPEAVTYNWYKDSMEWKGSQKILKVGAKDAGIYHCVVQNEVGPTESSRITIRASSQGLVSALAAGISGAVFLLLLLGLGLALACRKKWGRKQSKATMAGRYSPAQVDAPMSELTYKNIEQYEPVDAGPQDAPELGKEQLDMDTPPNLPQRRWGAEPQGTARQPAHEDSPQDQP; via the exons atgGCCTCCTGGCACTGGAACTACGTGGCCATGGTCCTGCTGACCCCCCTCGGCCTGCTGGGAG gtGCTGACCTTAAGGACTGGGTTGTGGCCCTCCCAAAAGACCCCATGGATGTGCAGGAGGGCTCCTGCGTGACCCTCGAGTGCAGCTACAACATCCCTCTGGGGAAGGACATTGGAGCTGTGTGCTGGAAGCAGAATAGAGTCATTATTGCTTATCACTCAGACAAGGCTTATGTTGATGCGGCCTTCAAAAACCGGACCTGGTCCTTCAGCAAACACCCGGGCAACTGCTCTCTGCAGCTCATGGGGCTGCGCCTAGGGGATCAGGGTACCTACCAGGTCTGCACTGGGAAAGGGAATGAAGagtggtgcagccctggggccgTGCAGCTCCGTGTGACTG CCCACCCATGCCGTCCTAGCCTGAAGACACCACGGGGACAGGGGTCCCTCTCCTGCTCCGTGCAGCCTGACTGCCAGGGATCCCCTGTCTGGGACAAACGGGATGACCAGAGGATCCCGGCTGGGATGGGGAACAGCTCGCTGCAGGTGTCCCCATCCCAGCTGGGTCCTAACATGATGCTGAGCTGCCGGGTGGATGGACACAGAGACCAGTGCAGCCCTGAACAGAACCAGCCCCTACAACTAG GGAATCTGCACTTGAAGATCTTTCTCCCGGGGGCAAAGCAAGTGGTGAAGGAACATGACTATGTCACCATGCGCTGCTTGGATGCCACCCGGATCCCCGTGGCCAGGTACTTCTGGACGCATGGGGACAAGTGGCTGCAGGAAAGAGGGCAGAATTTGCACATCAGCGACACCAGCACTGCTCATGGAGGTGTCTACACTTGCAGCATCTGGGTCTCCGGCCCCGGGTGGGCGTTCCTGGTCTCCTCTGGCAACAAATCCATCACGGTTCATT ATGCCCCTAAGGGGGTTAACATCACGCCTCCGTCCCCATCCAAGCTGAGTGAAGGGGAGTATCTGATCTTAACCTGCCATTTCAACAGCAGCCTCCCCGAGGCGGTCACCTACAACTGGTACAAGGACAGCATGGAGTGGAAGGGGTCCCAGAAGATACTGAAGGTTGGAGCAAAGGATGCTGGGATATATCACTGTGTGGTGCAGAACGAGGTGGGGCCCACAGAGTCTTCCAGAATCACCATTCGGG cctcctccCAAGGGCTGGTTTCCGCTTTGGCCGCCGGCATCAGCGGTGCCGtgttcctgctgcttctgctggggctggggctggctctggcctgCAG gaagaaatGGGGGAGAAAGCAAAGCAAGGCCACCATGGCAGGACGCTACAGCCCA GCCCAGGTGGACGCCCCGATGTCAGAGCTGACGTACAAGAACATAGAGCAGTACGAGCCAGTTGATGCGGGTCCCCAGGATGCCCCTGagctgggcaaggagcagctggacatgGATACCCCCCCGAATCTTCCACAGCGCAGATGGGGAG CAGAGCCACAGGGAACAGCAAGGCAGCCAGCCCATGAAGACAGCCCCCAAG ACCAACCCTGA
- the LOC106738577 gene encoding B-cell receptor CD22 isoform X1 gives MGPGENAGIRAPSPHSPPRVAEHPGGRACALTTGPPSCHLRGVAYCSLSCPESQCRVHSAGRSWEGSSAWNPPAWWSQRLDWDRSLRPRTAGTLFTSAAPALMASWHWNYVAMVLLTPLGLLGGADLKDWVVALPKDPMDVQEGSCVTLECSYNIPLGKDIGAVCWKQNRVIIAYHSDKAYVDAAFKNRTWSFSKHPGNCSLQLMGLRLGDQGTYQVCTGKGNEEWCSPGAVQLRVTAHPCRPSLKTPRGQGSLSCSVQPDCQGSPVWDKRDDQRIPAGMGNSSLQVSPSQLGPNMMLSCRVDGHRDQCSPEQNQPLQLGNLHLKIFLPGAKQVVKEHDYVTMRCLDATRIPVARYFWTHGDKWLQERGQNLHISDTSTAHGGVYTCSIWVSGPGWAFLVSSGNKSITVHYAPKGVNITPPSPSKLSEGEYLILTCHFNSSLPEAVTYNWYKDSMEWKGSQKILKVGAKDAGIYHCVVQNEVGPTESSRITIRASSQGLVSALAAGISGAVFLLLLLGLGLALACRKKWGRKQSKATMAGRYSPAQVDAPMSELTYKNIEQYEPVDAGPQDAPELGKEQLDMDTPPNLPQRRWGAEPQGTARQPPSTASP, from the exons atggggccaggagagaacgcaggcatccgggctcccagcccccactctcctcccagagTTGCAGAGCACCCAGGCGGCCGGGCgtgtgctctaaccactggccCTCCCAGCTGCCACCTCAGGGGTGTGGCCTattgcagcctttcctgccccgAGTCACAGTGCAGGGTGCACAGTGCTGGGCGCAGCTGGGAGGGGTCCTCTGCCTGGAACCCCCCTGCCTGGTGGAGCCAGCGCCTGGACTGGGACAGGAGCCTGAGACCCAGGACAG CTGGAACCCTGTTCActtcagctgcccctgccctgatgGCCTCCTGGCACTGGAACTACGTGGCCATGGTCCTGCTGACCCCCCTCGGCCTGCTGGGAG gtGCTGACCTTAAGGACTGGGTTGTGGCCCTCCCAAAAGACCCCATGGATGTGCAGGAGGGCTCCTGCGTGACCCTCGAGTGCAGCTACAACATCCCTCTGGGGAAGGACATTGGAGCTGTGTGCTGGAAGCAGAATAGAGTCATTATTGCTTATCACTCAGACAAGGCTTATGTTGATGCGGCCTTCAAAAACCGGACCTGGTCCTTCAGCAAACACCCGGGCAACTGCTCTCTGCAGCTCATGGGGCTGCGCCTAGGGGATCAGGGTACCTACCAGGTCTGCACTGGGAAAGGGAATGAAGagtggtgcagccctggggccgTGCAGCTCCGTGTGACTG CCCACCCATGCCGTCCTAGCCTGAAGACACCACGGGGACAGGGGTCCCTCTCCTGCTCCGTGCAGCCTGACTGCCAGGGATCCCCTGTCTGGGACAAACGGGATGACCAGAGGATCCCGGCTGGGATGGGGAACAGCTCGCTGCAGGTGTCCCCATCCCAGCTGGGTCCTAACATGATGCTGAGCTGCCGGGTGGATGGACACAGAGACCAGTGCAGCCCTGAACAGAACCAGCCCCTACAACTAG GGAATCTGCACTTGAAGATCTTTCTCCCGGGGGCAAAGCAAGTGGTGAAGGAACATGACTATGTCACCATGCGCTGCTTGGATGCCACCCGGATCCCCGTGGCCAGGTACTTCTGGACGCATGGGGACAAGTGGCTGCAGGAAAGAGGGCAGAATTTGCACATCAGCGACACCAGCACTGCTCATGGAGGTGTCTACACTTGCAGCATCTGGGTCTCCGGCCCCGGGTGGGCGTTCCTGGTCTCCTCTGGCAACAAATCCATCACGGTTCATT ATGCCCCTAAGGGGGTTAACATCACGCCTCCGTCCCCATCCAAGCTGAGTGAAGGGGAGTATCTGATCTTAACCTGCCATTTCAACAGCAGCCTCCCCGAGGCGGTCACCTACAACTGGTACAAGGACAGCATGGAGTGGAAGGGGTCCCAGAAGATACTGAAGGTTGGAGCAAAGGATGCTGGGATATATCACTGTGTGGTGCAGAACGAGGTGGGGCCCACAGAGTCTTCCAGAATCACCATTCGGG cctcctccCAAGGGCTGGTTTCCGCTTTGGCCGCCGGCATCAGCGGTGCCGtgttcctgctgcttctgctggggctggggctggctctggcctgCAG gaagaaatGGGGGAGAAAGCAAAGCAAGGCCACCATGGCAGGACGCTACAGCCCA GCCCAGGTGGACGCCCCGATGTCAGAGCTGACGTACAAGAACATAGAGCAGTACGAGCCAGTTGATGCGGGTCCCCAGGATGCCCCTGagctgggcaaggagcagctggacatgGATACCCCCCCGAATCTTCCACAGCGCAGATGGGGAG CAGAGCCACAGGGAACAGCAAGGCAGCCACCATCTACAGCCAGCCCATGA
- the LOC106738577 gene encoding B-cell receptor CD22 isoform X2 produces MGPGENAGIRAPSPHSPPRVAEHPGGRACALTTGPPSCHLRGVAYCSLSCPESQCRVHSAGRSWEGSSAWNPPAWWSQRLDWDRSLRPRTAGTLFTSAAPALMASWHWNYVAMVLLTPLGLLGGADLKDWVVALPKDPMDVQEGSCVTLECSYNIPLGKDIGAVCWKQNRVIIAYHSDKAYVDAAFKNRTWSFSKHPGNCSLQLMGLRLGDQGTYQVCTGKGNEEWCSPGAVQLRVTAHPCRPSLKTPRGQGSLSCSVQPDCQGSPVWDKRDDQRIPAGMGNSSLQVSPSQLGPNMMLSCRVDGHRDQCSPEQNQPLQLGNLHLKIFLPGAKQVVKEHDYVTMRCLDATRIPVARYFWTHGDKWLQERGQNLHISDTSTAHGGVYTCSIWVSGPGWAFLVSSGNKSITVHYAPKGVNITPPSPSKLSEGEYLILTCHFNSSLPEAVTYNWYKDSMEWKGSQKILKVGAKDAGIYHCVVQNEVGPTESSRITIRASSQGLVSALAAGISGAVFLLLLLGLGLALACRKKWGRKQSKATMAGRYSPAQVDAPMSELTYKNIEQYEPVDAGPQDAPELGKEQLDMDTPPNLPQRRWGEPQGTARQPPSTASP; encoded by the exons atggggccaggagagaacgcaggcatccgggctcccagcccccactctcctcccagagTTGCAGAGCACCCAGGCGGCCGGGCgtgtgctctaaccactggccCTCCCAGCTGCCACCTCAGGGGTGTGGCCTattgcagcctttcctgccccgAGTCACAGTGCAGGGTGCACAGTGCTGGGCGCAGCTGGGAGGGGTCCTCTGCCTGGAACCCCCCTGCCTGGTGGAGCCAGCGCCTGGACTGGGACAGGAGCCTGAGACCCAGGACAG CTGGAACCCTGTTCActtcagctgcccctgccctgatgGCCTCCTGGCACTGGAACTACGTGGCCATGGTCCTGCTGACCCCCCTCGGCCTGCTGGGAG gtGCTGACCTTAAGGACTGGGTTGTGGCCCTCCCAAAAGACCCCATGGATGTGCAGGAGGGCTCCTGCGTGACCCTCGAGTGCAGCTACAACATCCCTCTGGGGAAGGACATTGGAGCTGTGTGCTGGAAGCAGAATAGAGTCATTATTGCTTATCACTCAGACAAGGCTTATGTTGATGCGGCCTTCAAAAACCGGACCTGGTCCTTCAGCAAACACCCGGGCAACTGCTCTCTGCAGCTCATGGGGCTGCGCCTAGGGGATCAGGGTACCTACCAGGTCTGCACTGGGAAAGGGAATGAAGagtggtgcagccctggggccgTGCAGCTCCGTGTGACTG CCCACCCATGCCGTCCTAGCCTGAAGACACCACGGGGACAGGGGTCCCTCTCCTGCTCCGTGCAGCCTGACTGCCAGGGATCCCCTGTCTGGGACAAACGGGATGACCAGAGGATCCCGGCTGGGATGGGGAACAGCTCGCTGCAGGTGTCCCCATCCCAGCTGGGTCCTAACATGATGCTGAGCTGCCGGGTGGATGGACACAGAGACCAGTGCAGCCCTGAACAGAACCAGCCCCTACAACTAG GGAATCTGCACTTGAAGATCTTTCTCCCGGGGGCAAAGCAAGTGGTGAAGGAACATGACTATGTCACCATGCGCTGCTTGGATGCCACCCGGATCCCCGTGGCCAGGTACTTCTGGACGCATGGGGACAAGTGGCTGCAGGAAAGAGGGCAGAATTTGCACATCAGCGACACCAGCACTGCTCATGGAGGTGTCTACACTTGCAGCATCTGGGTCTCCGGCCCCGGGTGGGCGTTCCTGGTCTCCTCTGGCAACAAATCCATCACGGTTCATT ATGCCCCTAAGGGGGTTAACATCACGCCTCCGTCCCCATCCAAGCTGAGTGAAGGGGAGTATCTGATCTTAACCTGCCATTTCAACAGCAGCCTCCCCGAGGCGGTCACCTACAACTGGTACAAGGACAGCATGGAGTGGAAGGGGTCCCAGAAGATACTGAAGGTTGGAGCAAAGGATGCTGGGATATATCACTGTGTGGTGCAGAACGAGGTGGGGCCCACAGAGTCTTCCAGAATCACCATTCGGG cctcctccCAAGGGCTGGTTTCCGCTTTGGCCGCCGGCATCAGCGGTGCCGtgttcctgctgcttctgctggggctggggctggctctggcctgCAG gaagaaatGGGGGAGAAAGCAAAGCAAGGCCACCATGGCAGGACGCTACAGCCCA GCCCAGGTGGACGCCCCGATGTCAGAGCTGACGTACAAGAACATAGAGCAGTACGAGCCAGTTGATGCGGGTCCCCAGGATGCCCCTGagctgggcaaggagcagctggacatgGATACCCCCCCGAATCTTCCACAGCGCAGATGGGGAG AGCCACAGGGAACAGCAAGGCAGCCACCATCTACAGCCAGCCCATGA